From a region of the Sesamum indicum cultivar Zhongzhi No. 13 linkage group LG3, S_indicum_v1.0, whole genome shotgun sequence genome:
- the LOC105157992 gene encoding transcription termination factor MTERF15, mitochondrial — translation MITNMAIRNIITRRSFRSMPKSSSIAIYLPQFPNPNSRAFSEIPACHHRGLVSLSALFRRYGFPPTEFPDFLKKNEFLGNSSPSEIEKSFKILLSLKPSQDFLVSIVSGCPRVLQLDFLEKWRLGVKQLGVYNITSAAIRNVLDISMRFEVSPNDVYRRVECLKGLGISEEIISKVLEAVPMVVMWKEDEIRATVDFFMGVGIQRREIDRVFGLFPEVLAFGVDNRLKPLVDEFEDLGFSLSEIRREVLRDPKVLGLENGELSQCLEMLRSLKCRVVIKQNIFLDGEFRAAYKVKLRVDCLRKHGLTYRDAFTVVWKEPRVILYEIEDIQKKIEFLVHQMKFDVQCLVEVPEYLGVNFDKQIIPRFNVIQYLQSNDGLGDEVGLRNLVKLSRLRFYNMYVKPYPECEKIYGRFAGDVAIRTRHPVGMWKLFKPQQHPQSGEDIKNIKSYMESLP, via the coding sequence ATGATAACAAATATGGCAATCCGGAATATCATAACCAGACGCTCATTCCGCAGCATGCCCAAATCATCATCAATCGCCATCTACCTTCCACAATTTCCAAACCCAAATTCCCGTGCTTTCTCGGAAATTCCAGCATGCCACCACAGGGGTTTGGTTTCTCTCTCCGCTCTATTCCGAAGGTATGGGTTCCCGCCTACTGAGTTCCCTGattttctgaaaaagaatGAGTTTTTAGGGAACTCAAGCCCCTCGGAGATCGAAAAGTCATTTAAGATTTTACTGTCCTTAAAACCGTCCCaggattttcttgtttctataGTGAGTGGTTGTCCGAGAGTTCTGCAACTTGATTTCTTGGAGAAGTGGAGACTGGGTGTTAAACAGTTGGGAGTGTATAATATTACATCAGCTGCAATTAGGAATGTTCTTGACATTTCGATGAGATTTGAGGTCAGCCCGAATGATGTTTATAGACGCGTTGAGTGTTTGAAGGGTTTGGGGATTAGTGAGGAAATTATCAGTAAAGTTTTAGAAGCTGTGCCTATGGTAGTTATGTGGAAGGAAGATGAAATTCGAGCTACAGTTGACTTTTTTATGGGGGTCGGAATCCAGAGAAGAGAAATTGATAGGGTATTTGGTTTGTTTCCTGAGGTTCTGGCATTTGGAGTGGACAATAGGTTGAAACCTTTGGTTGATGAGTTTGAGGATCTGGGTTTTAGCTTAAGTGAAATTAGGAGAGAGGTTCTTCGAGACCCAAAAGTTCTTGGGTTGGAGAATGGGGAGCTTTCACAGTGTTTGGAAATGCTGAGGAGTTTAAAATGCAGGGTGGTGATAAAACAGAATATTTTTCTGGATGGAGAATTTAGGGCTGCGTATAAAGTGAAACTCAGGGTTGACTGCTTAAGGAAACATGGGTTGACATATAGAGATGCATTCACTGTGGTGTGGAAGGAGCCAAGGGTGATTCTGTATGAGATAGAGGATATCCAGAAGAAGATTGAGTTTTTGGTTCATCAGATGAAGTTTGATGTACAATGCCTGGTTGAAGTGCCTGAATATTTAGGGGTGAATTTTGATAAACAGATTATTCCTCGGTTCAATGTGATTCAATATTTGCAGTCAAATGATGGACTTGGAGATGAGGTGGGTTTGAGAAATTTAGTCAAGCTCAGTAGATTGAGATTCTATAATATGTATGTGAAGCCATATCCAGAATGTGAAAAGATATATGGAAGGTTTGCTGGAGATGTTGCCATTCGGACCCGCCATCCGGTTGGAATGTGGAAGCTTTTCAAGCCACAACAACATCCGCAGTCAGGCGAAGATATTAAGAATATCAAGTCATACATGGAATCATTGCCTTGA